From Hydra vulgaris chromosome 15, alternate assembly HydraT2T_AEP, one genomic window encodes:
- the LOC100205881 gene encoding tubulin-specific chaperone C, which translates to MAEENIDIQRRFEKRHQDMLLMYEKRRLERLKDISEKVSSSDVFLITFNKEKREITELLNSVELLKNKLDISNLFETISQKMLILQKFVSDSASDLPSYDIRRAQEILSEIRNSINLKRDLLLPKTKFAFKSRVKITEKNENECGLKKLIDSTESSKLPDQTFGFSNLVGKSLLLNPSECHSKCINLINLQDCTVEIKGCPSAMQIQNISNTIVHCGPISRAIFINGCYDSTLHLACQQLRIHSTFNTNFYILVRSKAVIEDCEHVGFGEYMWRYDGITEHMQEAGLEFNVNNWRNIDDFNWLKLNEKSPNWFIINE; encoded by the coding sequence ATGGCAGAAGAAAATATAGACATACAAAGGCGTTTTGAAAAGCGTCATCAAGATATGCTACTTATGTATGAAAAAAGACGATTGGAAAGACTAAAAGATATTTCAGAAAAAGTAAGCAGTTCAGATGTTTTCTTGATTacatttaacaaagaaaaaagggAGATAACTGAACTTCTTAATTCAGTTGAGCTTTTGAAGAATAAACTTGATATTTCTAATTTGTTTGAGACTATCTCACAAAAAATGCTCATCcttcaaaaatttgtttctgATTCTGCATCAGATTTACCCTCATATGATATTCGTAGAGCGCAAGAAATTCTGTCAGAGATAAGAAATAGCATTAACTTGAAGAGAGACCTTTTGCTTCCTAAAACTAAGTTTGCTTTTAAATCAAGAGTAAAgattacagaaaaaaatgaaaatgagtgtggtttaaaaaaattaatagatagTACAGAGAGTTCCAAATTACCTGATCAAACTTTTGGTTTCTCAAATTTGGTTGGAAAgtctttattattaaatccGTCTGAATGTCATTCAAAGTGTATCAATTTAATTAACTTGCAAGACTGCACTGTTGAAATTAAAGGCTGTCCTAGTGCCatgcaaatacaaaatataagtAACACTATTGTACATTGTGGCCCAATCAGTCGCGCCATTTTTATAAATGGTTGTTATGATAGTACATTACATTTAGCTTGTCAGCAGTTAAGGATCCATTCAAcgtttaatacaaatttttatatccTTGTTCGAAGTAAAGCTGTTATTGAAGACTGTGAACATGTTGGTTTTGGTGAATATATGTGGAGATATGATGGCATCACTGAACATATGCAAGAAGCTGGTTTagaatttaatgttaataattggAGAAATATTGATGACTTCAATTGGTTAAAGCTAAATGAAAAATCTCCTAATTGGTTCATTATTAATGAATAA